TTATCGGCATAAGAAAACCCAATATCGTGAATATATTTGCTACAAAATTGTTCATGAACTTTGAGAATGCTGAAGGCTCTTTAATAATGCCTTTGGGGATTTTGACTACTATCGAAAGGTTTTCCTTTGGACCGAGGTAGCCTGCATCGAAAACAACTCTATTGCCCTCAATGCTATACTGGCAATCCTGTCGGGTTGAGCCGTAAACGCCCGTGTAACAGCGCGCATCGAGGTTTATTGGCGTGTTTGCGCCGAGAATAGTTACCTGTGCGCCCACACTGTGTATGGGAACTGTCCATTCCGTGCCATTAACATTCCACCAGAGTTCGTCGTAATCATCGAAAAAGTTTATGGTTCCGTAAACTTTGTAGGTTATGACATATGTTTGCAGCCCGCTGACCAATTTTCTGGGGTTTCCTATTCTAACATAGAGATATCCACCTCGTCTGGTGATTTTGCGCATTCTTTTGTGACCTAACTCGTCGCTTACGGAAATGATTTTAATTCTTATTTTTCGCCATTTTCCCTCGATTCGATACTTGTATGGTATGTACCTGTATATTCCGTGGTGAAGCTCATCCTCGAAATCTACCTTTATGGTTTCCGTGACCTTCATGTAGCCGTCTGAATAGACTTTTATGTCGGTGTAAAATGAGTCTACATAGTAGGCAAGGGACATGGTCGAGAAGACTAATAATGGAAAAATCAATAAAAGTTTTTTCATTTTTGCTCCTTGGTTTAGTATGTGCAATTAAATTCATACATTTTTAGTACTTTTCAATAAAAAAGCCCCATTTCTGGGGCTTGCAAGCTATTTTGTGTGCAACTTTATCTTTCCGAAACCGAAAATAGTTGCGCCGCCAACATGTATCCATTCTGCGATGGATAAGAGTTCAGAAAACATTTTAAGATTTTCCCCTGAATAAGTTATTTTTCCTAATGCTCCGTAAAGTGGGACTTTGCGTTTCTGGCGCCCTGAATAACGATTTACCGTTACTTTTCGTATATAAGACTTTTCAATTTCAATATTTTCCGCGGATTTCAAAATATTTTTAAAATCAAAACTAAGATTATAGTCGCAATATCCTTTAGCTAAAAGAGTTACACGCCTTAAAATTGAGCGAATAAGAGACTGAAATGAGGGTTGATAATCATATTGCCCCTTATTTTTTAATCTCAACGGAGTAACAAATTCAACTGTCAATCGGTTTCCCAGCTCTTTTTTTGTGGGAATAATGTCCTCGCCATTGGATAGCAATTCTCCACTTTCGGGGTTGTAAACGAGTTTTCCTGATGGGATTGACTCTATTTTCTCGAGTTTAAATTTTCCTCTACCCTTGCCCAAGCCGAGTTCGCCCATGCAGCATATGGCATACACGATGTGCGGCAGAAACATTATTGATTTCCCGAAAAGGATGAAGTTGAATGAAAAGCTTTCGCCTTTTTTGATTCTCGTTTGTGATGGGGGTTCCAAAACTATCGGATGGGGGTAATTTTTCAATCCTGCGGGGGTGTCGTGACGCTGGCTTTCGAAAATAAAAAAATACGGACAGGCATTTCCTATAATG
This genomic window from bacterium contains:
- the cas6 gene encoding CRISPR system precrRNA processing endoribonuclease RAMP protein Cas6, translating into MNISDKFRFRAYRVNLVAADDISLPPYSGSAIRGLFGHALRLVSCPPQCKDPAKCIIGNACPYFFIFESQRHDTPAGLKNYPHPIVLEPPSQTRIKKGESFSFNFILFGKSIMFLPHIVYAICCMGELGLGKGRGKFKLEKIESIPSGKLVYNPESGELLSNGEDIIPTKKELGNRLTVEFVTPLRLKNKGQYDYQPSFQSLIRSILRRVTLLAKGYCDYNLSFDFKNILKSAENIEIEKSYIRKVTVNRYSGRQKRKVPLYGALGKITYSGENLKMFSELLSIAEWIHVGGATIFGFGKIKLHTK